The Rhodopirellula halodulae DNA segment TGGGCAGCAACGATCGAAAGAATCGCGGCAGCATCCCCATGTAGCAGGAACACTGCGGGCACACGGTGCTTTGTTCACTGACGAGGAATTCACACCTTGGGCAGGGGCGTCTTGATTCGGTTGTCTCGGCGACCGTTTCCTTGGTAGCGGACTGTGAACCGGGAGCGACATCGGCCACGCCCAAGATTCGCATCACCCCGGTGTCTGACAGGGGATCCCGCGGTGCAGTGCTGTTCATGGACGGCATAACTGGTTCCTCCATCGGGATGGTGACCATCGCTTGGCATTTGGGACAGGGAAGAGTTTTCCCCGCCAGCGCCCCAGCGGCTCGCAAATGATGCCCGTTCGGACAGGTCAGTGATCTTCGATTCATTGTTTTCATCCTGAGTTTGAGTTCCGCGCTGCGATCCAATGGCGTTCGGCACTGCTGAGCTTCAATGCCACTGACCGGCCGGAGTTCCGGGGAAACAACTGAAAAGAATGATTCTCAATAAAACGCACGCTCCATAGAGTTCCGGCGGAACCTTCGCGCCGCATTGGGGTTCCAACGCACGAACGTTCAGCTACGAGTAGGAAATCCTGATGCAGAATCGACTGTTACTAGTCGAAGACGATCCCCATTTGGCAGCGATGGTCTGTGACTTTCTTCATGAAAACGGTTTCGAAGTCGAAATCGAAAACGATGGAGAGTTAGCCGCCAAACGAATTGTCCACGACCGCTTTGATGCGGTTGTGCTGGACATCGGTTTACCCGGAATGAACGGGATCGATGTGTGCCGCGAGGTACGCCGTCAATTCAACGGTCCGATTCTGATCCTGACTGCTCGTGGCGAAGAAATCGACGAAGTGGTCGCGTTGGAAGTGGGGGCCGACGACTTCATGAGCAAACCGGTTCGGCCGCGTGCATTGCTTGCGCGGCTCAAGAACCACCTTCGAAAATCGGATTCGCAAATGCTAGAGGAAGATCAAATTGTCGTTGGCGATCTGATCGTTCATCCCGCAAAACGCCAAGTCACCATCGCTGGCACCACCGTCGACATGACCACCGCGGAGTTTGACTTGATTGAATACCTGGCGATTCGTGCCGGATCGGTCGTGGCCCGCAAAGACATCTACGTCGATTTGCTGGGATTACCGTATGACGGTTTGGATCGATCCATCGACCTGCGAGTCTCTCGGGTTCGTCGCAAACTCGGGGACGATCCCAACCAACCCACGCGAATCAAATCCGTTCGCGGGGTGGGTTACCTGATGGCGAAGTGAGCCGTTGCGGCTCAGTGGGCCGCCGCGTGTTGCTCCATCCGTTTCGCCAATTCCCGAGCGTGTTCGCCTGTCAGCATCGAGAAGTGATCCCCGCTGGTCTGCTCACTGCGAACTTCACTGGCCAATCGCGTCGACCAATCCAGGTGGTCAGTCCAGTTCTCCCCAGATGAGCTTTCCAAAGCCGTCGTGCTTTCGGGCAAGATCAATTGCACCGAAGGACTCTTTGGATTGATCTGGTACCCCTTGATGAACTTCACATGTTGCCGGCTGGTGTCGATCAACTTGCGGACCATCTCCGGGGACGCGGATTGACTCAGTACTCCAGCACGTTGAGCCTCTTCCAACACGCGTTGCCAAATGCGGTCCGTGCCTCGAACATCTTCCAGTTCGTCCGAGGTCAGGTGCATATCCGTTCCTGAGAACGCATTGGAAAATTGGATCAGATCAGCGACGAACTGAACGTCATCGTTGGGATCCACGTTGCGATAGATCGACGGCAAAGGCGTGTCGAGCAAACTGACCGAAATATTTTCGCGGCCCGCTTCTTCTAAACGACGAGCCAACTCCAAAGCGAACACGCCGCCGGCGGACCAACCGATCAATCTCAGTTCATCGTCGGCAAAGTGTTGTTCAACGAGACCAACATACTCGCGCATCATCGAATCCAACGACGTTGGCGGTTCGCTGACGCCATCGGATCCACCACCCACCAACGCGTACACGGGTTGATCCTCGTCCACTTGCTGAGAGAAATCGAGGTAGCACGCGGATGAACCACCCAACGGGTGCACACACAACCAAGGCGACCGGTTCCCGTCAGACTTCAAAGGAACAATCAAAGCCGACGCTTCTTGCTTTCCGGATCCCTTCGCAGTCGTTTTGTCGGTCGCCTTGGAACCGTCGCCGTCACCAAACTGAGACACGACATGTGACACCAAACTGTTGATCGAAGGAGATTCCACCAAAGCTGACATCGGGATCGTGATCGCCAAGCGTTGTTCGAGGTTGTTCTTCAGTTCCATCGCGATCAACGAGTCCATCCCCAACTCGCTCAGCTTTTGCTTGACGTCAATTTGCTCGGCTTCCCATCCCATCAGACGAGCCAGCTCCGTCGCAAAGTACTCCCGCAAACGCTCGGATCGGTCGTCCTCATTGAGCCCTGCAATCTGTCCCCGGAATTCATGATCGACCTGATCTGTCGAACGTTCCGAGTCCGCTGTTGCTTGATCAGCAAACTCAGCGAAGAACGGTCGGGTGCGACGCATGCTCTGAATCATCGCCGGCCAATCGACGTCCATCACGGCGACATAGCGATCACCAGCATCGACGACTTCCTGCATGGTTTCGAAACAGGCTTCCGCGGGAAGCAACCGCATGCCACGAGACTGCAACTGCGACGAGCGATCTTCGGTCGCTGCCATTCCCGATTCCGCCCAGGGCCCCCAAGCGATGCTGGTCGCTGGCAAACCCATTCCCCGTCGGTAATCTGCCAGTCCATCCAGAAAACTATTCGCCGCAGCGTAGTTGGCTTGTCCGGGCGAACCCAAACACGCAGCGATGGACGAGAACATCACAAATGATTCCAGAGGCAGGTTTTTTGTCGCCTCATGCAAGTTCCATCCACCCTGAACCTTGGGCTGGAACGGCACTCGCAGTTGTTCGTCGGTCATGTCCATCAGCAATCCATCACGAAGCACTCCCGCAGCGTGATAGACATGGCGAATCGGAGGCATCGTTGCTGGCAGGCTGGTCAGAGCCGCCTGAAGCGATTCCAGCCGACCGACGTCTCCTTGCACCACCTCGATGTTGACGCTGTCCGCTGACGCTCGAATGGAATCAATCGCCGACGCAACTTCGGCGGATGGTTCCCGGCGTGACAGCAATGCCAAACTGCGGTGCCCATCTTCCACCAGTCGTTGAGCCAGCTTGAGCCCGATCGCTCCCGTTCCGCCGGTGATCAACACCGATCCTAATTCCGTTTGCGTCGAGGATTCCGACTCACCCGAATCAAGATCCACCCCGGTCGCCATCCGCGTGATGACTTTGCCGATATTCTTTCGCTGCGCCATGTAGCGGAAAGTTTCGACCATTTCGGTTTGATCGAATTCGGTGCAGGCAATCGGTTGCAGTTCGCCCGAGTCAACCTTCTCCGACAGCTCGTTCCACAACTTTTCAATCTTTGTCGGACGTTGGCGAAGCACACGGTCCAAGTCGATGGCGTGATATGACAAATTGTCCTGAAAGGGAAGCAAACCGACTTTGCGGTCTTGGTAGATGTCCGTCTTGCCGATCTCCAAGAACCGTCCGTAGGCATTCAGCACGCCCAAGCTCTTAGGAATCGCATCACCGGGAAGCGAGTTCAGGACAACATCGACTCCTTCGCCGCCAAAGGTACGTCGAATGTCATCGGCAAACTGAGTCGTCCGTGAATTGAAGACGTGCTTCACGCCGCAGCCACGCAAAAATTCACGTTTCTCGTCGCTGCCCGCGGTCGCGATGACTTCTGCCCCCAACAATTGAGCGATCTGGGTCGCAGCCAATCCAACGCCGCCTGCACCGGCGTGAATCAAGACTCTCTCACCGGGTTGAACATCGGCCAAATGCACCAAGCCGTACCACGCCGTTAAAAACGCGATGGGAATCGTCGCCGCATCCACGTCGTCCATTCCGGCTGGCCTTTTGACCAACGTGTACTCGGGCGTCTTCGCATGAGAACCAAATGCAAACGGAGCGACTCCCATCACGGAATCCCCCACTTCGAAACGCTTGGCATCGGGACCGACCGCCGTCACCGTCCCAGAGCACTCGATCCCCAATGGAACCACTTTGTCAGTGATCCCGGGATACAGCCCCATCACTTTCAACACGTCGCTGAAGTTCAAACCAGCGGCGGCGATACGAATCTCGACCTCGTTTCCGATCGGCTCCTCGCGTTCCATCGGCTCGAAGTACAGTGAATCAAAACTACCGGTTTGACGGAAACGCAAACGGTGCGGTTGAGCCGGGATGGTGATCGCGGTGTCACCATCGGTTGACTGCGGCAACTGCCGTTTCGCCAATCGACCGACCAGTCGTTCCCCACCGCGAAATAGCACGTGGTCTTCGCCATCTGCGTTCACCAGTTCCGAGGCAAGCAAGGAGGCGTTCTGGGCTGCTGATTGTTGCGGATCCAAATCCACCAAAGCCGGCTTCAGGTCGGCGAGTTCCATCATGCCAACACGAACCATTCCCCACAGAGACGACTGCGTCAATTGCGTCGTTTCCATGTTGCGTGCATTCCCCGAAACGCTAGATTGTGCACCTTCGGTGACATGCCACCACCCACGAAATTCGCTTGAGACGGGGACGTCGACGATCGCGGAGCGAAGTTGTTGCAATGCCAATTGGCAAAGCGTTTCCGATTGATTCGCCACGTCAGAAACTTCCGCCGAATCGCCAGCGGCCCACAGCGAAACGATCGCAGCCAACGGCCCCGCGTCTGACTGTTCACCCGCGAGCGTTTTCCAATCGCTCTGGAGATCGCCAGCGACGACCGTCGCGCCCTGTGCTCGCAAGCTCGAAACGACCGCATCGCGACGCGTGACATCGTCACCAAGCACCCACACTTGTTTTCCGCCAAGATCGCCCTCCGATTCAGCCGGAAATTCCTTCGATGCTTCCCAAGATAGCTGATACAACGCATCGTCGAGCGACTCCGTGGCCTCGCCACCAGCACGCCCAACGCGAGTCACTCGCACTCCGGTCCATTCCGCGACCACCTCATCGCGATCATTGACCAGCCACACGTCGCCTTCCACGAACTCCGGATCCAAGACGTCGCCGGCGGAAGTTCGTTTGCCGTAGGTCCGCAGCGTTCCCGCGGGGGCTTGGTACACCGTGGCCACACCAACCTTCGTCGGCATGTAAGTGGCTTCGCTGAACGTGTCATGGTTGGGGCGAGGCACCAACGCAGAAAACGTTTGCATCAACGCATCGCCGAGCACGGGATGCAAAACGTATTCTGCGAACTCGTTCTGCGTTGCTTCATCACATTGGATCAAACCGACGGCTTCATCCAAGGAATAATCCACTCGCTGCAGCATTCGAAAACGCGGCCCGTATTCCAATCGCCGTTGCGACATCAGGTCGTAAAATTCGCCGTGATCCTTGCCCCCGACATAACGTTGACCGACCGTTGCCAACTCGTCGGGAGCCGCGACCGCGACGGGCTCTGATCCCTCATTTACTTCGGCGGGCACCAGCGTTGCTGACATGTGGCGTTGCCAGGTGTCCGAATCGTCGGATCGATTGCGAGAAAAAATCTCCAGCGAAAGGCTTTCGTCAACGATGGTCTGGAACGCTTTCCAACTTTCCTTGCTGACGAACATCGCCTGTTCAATCGATGCGTCCGTCACTTGGTGATGGCCCTCGCCGAACCGTTGTCGTGCAGCGGCGAAGGCAGTTTCCACAAACGCCGCTCCCGGCAAATTGACAGAACCCTGCACCGCGTGATCGGCCAAGAACTCGGGCGAATCGGCCGACAACGCATTTTCAAACAGACGACTTTGAAGAGCCGTCGGTTGCAGTCGCCCCAGCAACGGATGCAACGCATCACCGGACGCATGACTCCGTGACGGATCCCCCACAATTTCGTCGGATGGATCCAACCAATACCGTTGTCGATCAAACGGATAAGTCGGCAACACCAATCGCCGACGTTTCCACGGCTGATCAAACGCCTTCCAATTAACCTTGGCTCCTCGACAGTGCACATCCCCAAGTGCTTCGCAGAGCGTGTTTTCGTCATCGTTTCCGGATCGCAATGACGTGGCCCAAGTCAACTTCGAATCAGGCAAACAACGACGTCCCATGCCGGTCAAGATCGGAGAGGGCCCAACCTCGAGCATCACGTCAACATCCATTTCTTGCAAAGCATGCATGCTCGGTTCAAACCGAACCGCTTGGCGAATGTGGTTGCACAAATAATCCGCATCCCACGTGCCCTCAAGCGTCTTGCCGGTCAGGTTACTGACCAGCGGAACGCGGGGCTTCTGGAACTCGCATTGCTCTGCGATGGATCGAAACTCATCCAGCATCGGTTCCATCAATTGCGAATGAAATGCGTGAGACACCTGCAGCGACTTCGATGCGATTCCGGCTTGCTCGCAGTGACCGGCGAACTCCTGCAACTCAGTCAAAGAACCGGAAACGACCGTATTCTGAGGCCCATTCTCCGCGGCGATCGACAGTGTTTGCTCATCATCGACGCAGAACATCCGCAATTGTTCGGCAATCACATCGGACGATTCAAACATGGCCGTCATGCCGCCGCCCTCCGGCAAGGCTCCCATCAAACGACCTCGATGAGCGATGAGCCGCAACGCGTCGTCCAAAGTGACAATGCCTGCGACACAAGCAGCCGCGAATTCGCCCACGCTGTGCCCCATGACGACGTGCGGCTTCACGCCCCAAGACAACCAAAGCTGTGCCAACGAGTATTCGATCGCGAACAAAGCCGGTTGGGTGTACTTCGTTTGATGAATCAGATTTGAGTCCTGTTCATCGCCATACAAGACGTCCAACAAACGTTTGGGCAGCAGGTCTTTCAACCCTTCGTCGCATTGGTTCATCGCCTCGCGAAAAACGCCGTGCGTTTCATACAGCCCACGCCCCATCCCGGGAGCTTGCGACCCTTGGCCGGTGAACAAGAACGCGGTGCGAGTCGATCGACTGGTGACCGTGTGGCCACTTCGGATTCCGGGGCCTTTCTTTCCTTCACTCAGCGACGTCAATTGCTTGAGCAGTTGAGCTTCATCGGAAAAGACGACGGCCGCACGTTGCGGATGATGCACACGTCCCACGTTCATCGTGTGAGCGACATCCAGCACGTCGTCTTCGGTGCTTTCTAGATGCTGCTGCAATCGCAAGGCGACTTGGGAAATCGCTTGTTCACTTTTTCCGCTGAGCGTCATGACATGACTGGTTCTCTCTGGCGGTGGTGCCTTGGGTTCGCCCGCATCCACCGTTGCGGACGAGAGATGCTGCTGCAACACCAAGTGCGTATTCGCACCTCCAAAACCAAACGAGCTCACCCCAGCGACCAAGGGTTCTCCATCCACCGGCCAAGCGGGTGATTCACTGGGGATCACGATTCGCGAACGTTTGAGCGACATTCGCGGATTCAGTTTCTGCAAGTGAAGCTGTCCAGGAATGGTTTGATGTCGCATCATCAGCAACAACTTGATGATGCCAGCCACACCCGAGACCGTTTCCATGTGACCGACGTTGGCTTTGACGCTGGTGACATAACATGGCGGATCGACGCCGGGTTGCCCTGCAAACACCTTGGTCAGCGCGTCAACTTCGATGGGATCTCCCAGAGGCGTTCCGGTGCCATGTGCCTCGATGTAGTTGACTCGCGAAGCGGGAATACCGGCTTCCTTGAGAGCCGCGCGAATGACCGCTTGTTGAGAAACGCCGTTGGGCGCAGTGATCCCGCTGGTGCGACCATCTTGGTTGGTGGCGCTGGCAAGAATGGTTCCCCAAATGTGGTCGCCGTCGCGTTCCGCGTCACGCAAACGTTTCAGCAACAGCATGCCGCAACCTTCGCCGCGAACGTAACCGTTGGCATCGGCGTCGAATGGTCGGCACTGACCATCCGGCGACAACATGCGAGCCTTCGAAAACGCGATCGTTGTCTCAGGAGTCAGGATCGCGTTCACTCCGCCGGCCAGCGCCGCATCGCATTCGCCCGATCGGAGACTCTGCACCGCCAAGTGAATCGCCATGGTCGACGATGAACACGCCGTATCAATCGCCATACTGGGACCGCGAAGATCCATGATGTATGACAACCGGTTGGCAGCAATGGACAACGCGTTGCCCGTTCCGACGTGGGCATCGATGTATTGGTAGTAACCATCGTAGGTCGATGGCACCTTCGAATAGTCCGTCCCACCGATGCCGACGTAGGCACCGACCGAAGTGCCCGCTAATTGGCTGACGGGAATACCTGCGACTTCAAATGCCTCCCAACTGACTTCCAACAGCATCCGTTGCTGCGGGTCCATCCGAGCCGCTTCGCGTGGTGAGATGCCAAAGAACTTAGGATCAAATTGGTCGATGCCATCGACCATGCCGGCACGACGCACCGACATCCGCCCCGCTTTTTGACCGGTCGGATCATAGAGCGAATCCACGTTCCATCGTTCGGGCGGGATTTCGGCCGTGGCATCAATGCCTTCTGAGATCACTCGCCAATACGCATCCAGATCCGGTGCACCGGGGAAGCGGCACGACACGCCCACGATGGCAATCGGTTCGGCGGAATCACTCGCTCCCAGTTTCGCATTTCCGCTTTCGCTCTTGGTTTGTGATCCGCCCGCGGCCGTGGCACTTTGCGATTTGGCCAGTCGTTTTCGCAGGGCCGCTCTTTGTTCCGGAGAGAGCTTTGCGAGTCGTTCGGAAAGATCACGTTCGGGCGAATTCACGATGCAGAAGCTGGGTTGTTTGGTCAGGCGGTTGTCGAACGGATTCACGGAGCCGAGCGATTCCCACGATTTTGGTTAGAAAGCCGAGAATTACTAGCACGGAGTCAGACCGGGAAGCTCTCAATTGTCAGTCGTCGATGCGGGAGTTTGCATCTATACTAACGACGAAACGCTCCCCTGATCGCCCATTCTCCTCTCGGGTGAGCCTCCCTGGCGTTCCTTTTCGACCACGCACCTTCCTGCCGACGATTTCTTGATGCCGATTCGCTTGCAATGCTCCTGTGGCAAACAACTTAGCGTCCGAGATGAATTCGCTGGAAAAGCGGTGAAATGCCCG contains these protein-coding regions:
- a CDS encoding type I polyketide synthase, with the protein product MNPFDNRLTKQPSFCIVNSPERDLSERLAKLSPEQRAALRKRLAKSQSATAAGGSQTKSESGNAKLGASDSAEPIAIVGVSCRFPGAPDLDAYWRVISEGIDATAEIPPERWNVDSLYDPTGQKAGRMSVRRAGMVDGIDQFDPKFFGISPREAARMDPQQRMLLEVSWEAFEVAGIPVSQLAGTSVGAYVGIGGTDYSKVPSTYDGYYQYIDAHVGTGNALSIAANRLSYIMDLRGPSMAIDTACSSSTMAIHLAVQSLRSGECDAALAGGVNAILTPETTIAFSKARMLSPDGQCRPFDADANGYVRGEGCGMLLLKRLRDAERDGDHIWGTILASATNQDGRTSGITAPNGVSQQAVIRAALKEAGIPASRVNYIEAHGTGTPLGDPIEVDALTKVFAGQPGVDPPCYVTSVKANVGHMETVSGVAGIIKLLLMMRHQTIPGQLHLQKLNPRMSLKRSRIVIPSESPAWPVDGEPLVAGVSSFGFGGANTHLVLQQHLSSATVDAGEPKAPPPERTSHVMTLSGKSEQAISQVALRLQQHLESTEDDVLDVAHTMNVGRVHHPQRAAVVFSDEAQLLKQLTSLSEGKKGPGIRSGHTVTSRSTRTAFLFTGQGSQAPGMGRGLYETHGVFREAMNQCDEGLKDLLPKRLLDVLYGDEQDSNLIHQTKYTQPALFAIEYSLAQLWLSWGVKPHVVMGHSVGEFAAACVAGIVTLDDALRLIAHRGRLMGALPEGGGMTAMFESSDVIAEQLRMFCVDDEQTLSIAAENGPQNTVVSGSLTELQEFAGHCEQAGIASKSLQVSHAFHSQLMEPMLDEFRSIAEQCEFQKPRVPLVSNLTGKTLEGTWDADYLCNHIRQAVRFEPSMHALQEMDVDVMLEVGPSPILTGMGRRCLPDSKLTWATSLRSGNDDENTLCEALGDVHCRGAKVNWKAFDQPWKRRRLVLPTYPFDRQRYWLDPSDEIVGDPSRSHASGDALHPLLGRLQPTALQSRLFENALSADSPEFLADHAVQGSVNLPGAAFVETAFAAARQRFGEGHHQVTDASIEQAMFVSKESWKAFQTIVDESLSLEIFSRNRSDDSDTWQRHMSATLVPAEVNEGSEPVAVAAPDELATVGQRYVGGKDHGEFYDLMSQRRLEYGPRFRMLQRVDYSLDEAVGLIQCDEATQNEFAEYVLHPVLGDALMQTFSALVPRPNHDTFSEATYMPTKVGVATVYQAPAGTLRTYGKRTSAGDVLDPEFVEGDVWLVNDRDEVVAEWTGVRVTRVGRAGGEATESLDDALYQLSWEASKEFPAESEGDLGGKQVWVLGDDVTRRDAVVSSLRAQGATVVAGDLQSDWKTLAGEQSDAGPLAAIVSLWAAGDSAEVSDVANQSETLCQLALQQLRSAIVDVPVSSEFRGWWHVTEGAQSSVSGNARNMETTQLTQSSLWGMVRVGMMELADLKPALVDLDPQQSAAQNASLLASELVNADGEDHVLFRGGERLVGRLAKRQLPQSTDGDTAITIPAQPHRLRFRQTGSFDSLYFEPMEREEPIGNEVEIRIAAAGLNFSDVLKVMGLYPGITDKVVPLGIECSGTVTAVGPDAKRFEVGDSVMGVAPFAFGSHAKTPEYTLVKRPAGMDDVDAATIPIAFLTAWYGLVHLADVQPGERVLIHAGAGGVGLAATQIAQLLGAEVIATAGSDEKREFLRGCGVKHVFNSRTTQFADDIRRTFGGEGVDVVLNSLPGDAIPKSLGVLNAYGRFLEIGKTDIYQDRKVGLLPFQDNLSYHAIDLDRVLRQRPTKIEKLWNELSEKVDSGELQPIACTEFDQTEMVETFRYMAQRKNIGKVITRMATGVDLDSGESESSTQTELGSVLITGGTGAIGLKLAQRLVEDGHRSLALLSRREPSAEVASAIDSIRASADSVNIEVVQGDVGRLESLQAALTSLPATMPPIRHVYHAAGVLRDGLLMDMTDEQLRVPFQPKVQGGWNLHEATKNLPLESFVMFSSIAACLGSPGQANYAAANSFLDGLADYRRGMGLPATSIAWGPWAESGMAATEDRSSQLQSRGMRLLPAEACFETMQEVVDAGDRYVAVMDVDWPAMIQSMRRTRPFFAEFADQATADSERSTDQVDHEFRGQIAGLNEDDRSERLREYFATELARLMGWEAEQIDVKQKLSELGMDSLIAMELKNNLEQRLAITIPMSALVESPSINSLVSHVVSQFGDGDGSKATDKTTAKGSGKQEASALIVPLKSDGNRSPWLCVHPLGGSSACYLDFSQQVDEDQPVYALVGGGSDGVSEPPTSLDSMMREYVGLVEQHFADDELRLIGWSAGGVFALELARRLEEAGRENISVSLLDTPLPSIYRNVDPNDDVQFVADLIQFSNAFSGTDMHLTSDELEDVRGTDRIWQRVLEEAQRAGVLSQSASPEMVRKLIDTSRQHVKFIKGYQINPKSPSVQLILPESTTALESSSGENWTDHLDWSTRLASEVRSEQTSGDHFSMLTGEHARELAKRMEQHAAAH
- a CDS encoding response regulator transcription factor, producing MQNRLLLVEDDPHLAAMVCDFLHENGFEVEIENDGELAAKRIVHDRFDAVVLDIGLPGMNGIDVCREVRRQFNGPILILTARGEEIDEVVALEVGADDFMSKPVRPRALLARLKNHLRKSDSQMLEEDQIVVGDLIVHPAKRQVTIAGTTVDMTTAEFDLIEYLAIRAGSVVARKDIYVDLLGLPYDGLDRSIDLRVSRVRRKLGDDPNQPTRIKSVRGVGYLMAK
- a CDS encoding ATP-binding protein, which translates into the protein MNRRSLTCPNGHHLRAAGALAGKTLPCPKCQAMVTIPMEEPVMPSMNSTAPRDPLSDTGVMRILGVADVAPGSQSATKETVAETTESRRPCPRCEFLVSEQSTVCPQCSCYMGMLPRFFRSLLPSNRSA